The following coding sequences lie in one Rissa tridactyla isolate bRisTri1 chromosome Z, bRisTri1.patW.cur.20221130, whole genome shotgun sequence genomic window:
- the LOC128902785 gene encoding HAUS augmin-like complex subunit 1 isoform X1: MRPCGAAAARGGRRDGGGRFKAAGADMEEKLQRIALWLKKIYKNQPIPAFEANKRTVDILYDLAERSEARDRDVSLLIEDKMQKAKEYEAEAKYLQGLLAESLALSLSSLSSKGTSYLDVLVNSAMILETKDTSLVSFFYAINDMTSELYATESKNRQMELELKDRMKKLTGALMLEKQIREDLEKTEKYLEFEMSKAEYQSQKTKFLKDKSKDFKVRIKAAEDQLTATGLHKSLTHESLMSLSEPTREFPWDKCPDTERQPVILFVIRAINRVDIPWTVFCYVATSVLKLLHRMTQELAQLQQETAPVKKKLQSYLDLPPSLSLAKVKIEELKQELNTTEAEFSKHIDSLTLEMSETRKFQFT; encoded by the exons ATTGCCTTATggctaaagaaaatatataagaATCAGCCTATTCCAGCATTTGAAGCGAATAAAAGGACAGTTGATATCTTGTATGACCTTGCAGAGCGCAGTGAAGCTAGAGATAGGGATGTTTCTTTGCTGATAGAGGACAAGatgcagaaggcaaaagaatATGAAGCAGAAG ctaAGTATCTACAAGGCCTTCTTGCAGAaagcctggctctttccctgtctAGTCTGTCCAGCAAAGGCACCAGCTACCTCGATGTCCTGGTAAACAGCGCAATGATACTTGAAACAAAGGACACTTCTCTTGTCAG CTTCTTCTATGCCATCAATGATATGACATCGGAGCTGTATGCAACAGAATCAAAAAACAGGCAAATGGAACTGGAATTGAAGGACAGGATGAAAAAATTAACTGGAGCGCTGATGCTGGAAAAGCAGATACGGGA ggatcttgaaaaaacagagaaatacctGGAATTCGAAATGTCCAAGGCTGAATATCAATCCCAGAAAACAAAGTTCCTGAAAGATAAATCTAAGGATTTCAAAGTCAGGATCAAGGCTGCTGAG GACCAGCTTACTGCCACAGGGCTGCACAAGTCGCTGACACACGAGTCACTCATGAGCCTGTCTGAG CCTACTAGAGAATTTCCATGGGATAAATGCCCTGACACTGAAAGGCAGCCTGTGATCCTCTTTGTGATCCGTGCCATAAACAGAGTGGATATTCCGTGGACTGTATTCTGTTACGTGGCTACCAGTGTATTGAAATTACTTCATAGAATGACCCAG GAACTGGCTCAACTGCAGCAAGAAACTGCGCCTGTGAAGAAGAAACTGCAGTCCTACTTAGACTTACctcct AGTCTTTCTCTTGCAAAAGTGAAGATTGAAGAATTAAAACAAGAACTG AACACCACGGAGGCAGAGTTCTCAAAGCACATTGACTCGCTGACTCTTGAGATGTCAGAGACCAGAAAATTCCAGTTCACCTGA
- the LOC128902789 gene encoding HAUS augmin-like complex subunit 1 isoform X3 — MIFLLFSVCFNNSLSLPPPPPTTIPMRPCGAAAARGGRRDGGGRFKAAGADMEEKLQRIALWLKKIYKNQPIPAFEANKRTVDILYDLAERNEARDRDVSLLIEDKMQKAKEYEAEAKYLQGLLAESLALSLSSLSSKGTSYLDVLVNSAMILETKDTSLVSFFYAINDMTSELYATESKNRQMELELKDRMKKLTGALMLEKQIREDLEKTEKYLEFEMSKAEYQSQKTKFLKDKSKDFKVRIKAAEDQLTATGLHKSLTHESLMSLSEELAQLQQETAPVKKKLQSYLDLPPSLSLAKVKIEELKQELNTTEAEFSKHIDSLTLEMSETRKFQFT, encoded by the exons atgatttttttactattttctgtgtgtttcaataattctctctctctcccccccccccccccgactacAATTCCCATGAGGCCGTGCGGCGCGGCGGCTGCGCGCGGGGGTCGCCGGGACGGAGGCGGGCGGTTCAAGGCGGCGGGAGCCGACATGGAGGAGAAGCTCCAGCGg ATTGCCTTATggctaaagaaaatatataagaATCAGCCTATTCCAGCATTTGAAGCGAATAAAAGGACAGTTGATATCTTGTATGACCTTGCAGAGCGCAATGAAGCTAGAGATAGGGATGTTTCTTTGCTGATAGAGGACAAGatgcagaaggcaaaagaatATGAAGCAGAAG ctaAGTATCTACAAGGCCTTCTTGCAGAaagcctggctctttccctgtctAGTCTGTCCAGCAAAGGCACCAGCTACCTCGATGTCCTGGTAAACAGCGCAATGATACTTGAAACAAAGGACACTTCTCTTGTCAG CTTCTTCTATGCCATCAATGATATGACATCGGAGCTGTATGCAACAGAATCAAAAAACAGGCAAATGGAACTGGAATTGAAGGACAGGATGAAAAAATTAACTGGAGCGCTGATGCTGGAAAAGCAGATACGGGA ggatcttgaaaaaacagagaaatacctGGAATTCGAAATGTCCAAGGCTGAATATCAATCCCAGAAAACAAAGTTCCTGAAAGATAAATCTAAGGATTTCAAAGTCAGGATCAAGGCTGCTGAG GACCAGCTTACTGCCACAGGGCTGCACAAGTCGCTGACACACGAGTCACTCATGAGCCTGTCTGAG GAACTGGCTCAACTGCAGCAAGAAACTGCGCCTGTGAAGAAGAAACTGCAGTCCTACTTAGACTTACctcct AGTCTTTCTCTTGCAAAAGTGAAGATTGAAGAATTAAAACAAGAACTG AACACCACGGAGGCAGAGTTCTCAAAGCACATTGACTCGCTGACTCTTGAGATGTCAGAGACCAGAAAATTCCAGTTCACCTGA
- the LOC128902790 gene encoding HAUS augmin-like complex subunit 1 isoform X3, whose product MRPCGAAAARGGRRDGGGRFKAAGADMEEKLQRIALWLKKIYKNQPIPAFEANKRTVDILYDLAERSEARDRDVSLLIEDKMQKAKEYEAEAKYLQGLLAESLALSLSSLSSKGTSYLDVLVNSAMILETKDTSLVSFFYAINDMTSELYATESKNRQMELELKDRMKKLTGALMLEKQIREDLEKTEKYLEFEMSKAEYQSQKTKFLKDKSKDFKVRIKAAEDQLTATGLHKSLTHESLMSLSEPTREFPWDKCPDTERQPVILFVIRAINRVDIPWTVFCYVATSVLKLLHRMTQELAQLQQETAPVKKKLQSYLDLPPSPLEDNHCCYRVFLLQK is encoded by the exons ATGAGGCCGTGCGGCGCGGCGGCTGCGCGCGGGGGTCGCCGGGACGGAGGCGGGCGGTTCAAGGCGGCGGGAGCCGACATGGAGGAGAAGCTCCAGCGg ATTGCCTTATggctaaagaaaatatataagaATCAGCCTATTCCAGCATTTGAAGCGAATAAAAGGACAGTTGATATCTTGTATGACCTTGCAGAGCGCAGTGAAGCTAGAGATAGGGATGTTTCTTTGCTGATAGAGGACAAGatgcagaaggcaaaagaatATGAAGCAGAAG ctaAGTATCTACAAGGCCTTCTTGCAGAaagcctggctctttccctgtctAGTCTGTCCAGCAAAGGCACCAGCTACCTCGATGTCCTGGTAAACAGCGCAATGATACTTGAAACAAAGGACACTTCTCTTGTCAG CTTCTTCTATGCCATCAATGATATGACATCGGAGCTGTATGCAACAGAATCAAAAAACAGGCAAATGGAACTGGAATTGAAGGACAGGATGAAAAAATTAACTGGAGCGCTGATGCTGGAAAAGCAGATACGGGA ggatcttgaaaaaacagagaaatacctGGAATTCGAAATGTCCAAGGCTGAATATCAATCCCAGAAAACAAAGTTCCTGAAAGATAAATCTAAGGATTTCAAAGTCAGGATCAAGGCTGCTGAG GACCAGCTTACTGCCACAGGGCTGCACAAGTCGCTGACACACGAGTCACTCATGAGCCTGTCTGAG CCTACTAGAGAATTTCCATGGGATAAATGCCCTGACACTGAAAGGCAGCCTGTGATCCTCTTTGTGATCCGTGCCATAAACAGAGTGGATATTCCGTGGACTGTATTCTGTTACGTGGCTACCAGTGTATTGAAATTACTTCATAGAATGACCCAG GAACTGGCTCAACTGCAGCAAGAAACTGCGCCTGTGAAGAAGAAACTGCAGTCCTACTTAGACTTACctcct
- the LOC128902789 gene encoding HAUS augmin-like complex subunit 1 isoform X1 has product MIFLLFSVCFNNSLSLPPPPPTTIPMRPCGAAAARGGRRDGGGRFKAAGADMEEKLQRIALWLKKIYKNQPIPAFEANKRTVDILYDLAERNEARDRDVSLLIEDKMQKAKEYEAEAKYLQGLLAESLALSLSSLSSKGTSYLDVLVNSAMILETKDTSLVSFFYAINDMTSELYATESKNRQMELELKDRMKKLTGALMLEKQIREDLEKTEKYLEFEMSKAEYQSQKTKFLKDKSKDFKVRIKAAEDQLTATGLHKSLTHESLMSLSEPTREFPWDKCPDTERQPVILFVIRAINRVDIPWTVFCYVATSVLKLLHRMTQELAQLQQETAPVKKKLQSYLDLPPSLSLAKVKIEELKQELNTTEAEFSKHIDSLTLEMSETRKFQFT; this is encoded by the exons atgatttttttactattttctgtgtgtttcaataattctctctctctcccccccccccccccgactacAATTCCCATGAGGCCGTGCGGCGCGGCGGCTGCGCGCGGGGGTCGCCGGGACGGAGGCGGGCGGTTCAAGGCGGCGGGAGCCGACATGGAGGAGAAGCTCCAGCGg ATTGCCTTATggctaaagaaaatatataagaATCAGCCTATTCCAGCATTTGAAGCGAATAAAAGGACAGTTGATATCTTGTATGACCTTGCAGAGCGCAATGAAGCTAGAGATAGGGATGTTTCTTTGCTGATAGAGGACAAGatgcagaaggcaaaagaatATGAAGCAGAAG ctaAGTATCTACAAGGCCTTCTTGCAGAaagcctggctctttccctgtctAGTCTGTCCAGCAAAGGCACCAGCTACCTCGATGTCCTGGTAAACAGCGCAATGATACTTGAAACAAAGGACACTTCTCTTGTCAG CTTCTTCTATGCCATCAATGATATGACATCGGAGCTGTATGCAACAGAATCAAAAAACAGGCAAATGGAACTGGAATTGAAGGACAGGATGAAAAAATTAACTGGAGCGCTGATGCTGGAAAAGCAGATACGGGA ggatcttgaaaaaacagagaaatacctGGAATTCGAAATGTCCAAGGCTGAATATCAATCCCAGAAAACAAAGTTCCTGAAAGATAAATCTAAGGATTTCAAAGTCAGGATCAAGGCTGCTGAG GACCAGCTTACTGCCACAGGGCTGCACAAGTCGCTGACACACGAGTCACTCATGAGCCTGTCTGAG CCTACTAGAGAATTTCCATGGGATAAATGCCCTGACACTGAAAGGCAGCCTGTGATCCTCTTTGTGATCCGTGCCATAAACAGAGTGGATATTCCGTGGACTGTATTCTGTTACGTGGCTACCAGTGTATTGAAATTACTTCATAGAATGACCCAG GAACTGGCTCAACTGCAGCAAGAAACTGCGCCTGTGAAGAAGAAACTGCAGTCCTACTTAGACTTACctcct AGTCTTTCTCTTGCAAAAGTGAAGATTGAAGAATTAAAACAAGAACTG AACACCACGGAGGCAGAGTTCTCAAAGCACATTGACTCGCTGACTCTTGAGATGTCAGAGACCAGAAAATTCCAGTTCACCTGA
- the LOC128902785 gene encoding HAUS augmin-like complex subunit 1 isoform X2, with translation MRPCGAAAARGGRRDGGGRFKAAGADMEEKLQRIALWLKKIYKNQPIPAFEANKRTVDILYDLAERSEARDRDVSLLIEDKMQKAKEYEAEAKYLQGLLAESLALSLSSLSSKGTSYLDVLVNSAMILETKDTSLVSFFYAINDMTSELYATESKNRQMELELKDRMKKLTGALMLEKQIREDLEKTEKYLEFEMSKAEYQSQKTKFLKDKSKDFKVRIKAAEDQLTATGLHKSLTHESLMSLSEPTREFPWDKCPDTERQPVILFVIRAINRVDIPWTVFCYVATSVLKLLHRMTQELAQLQQETAPVKKKLQSYLDLPPSPLEDNHCCYRVFLLQK, from the exons ATTGCCTTATggctaaagaaaatatataagaATCAGCCTATTCCAGCATTTGAAGCGAATAAAAGGACAGTTGATATCTTGTATGACCTTGCAGAGCGCAGTGAAGCTAGAGATAGGGATGTTTCTTTGCTGATAGAGGACAAGatgcagaaggcaaaagaatATGAAGCAGAAG ctaAGTATCTACAAGGCCTTCTTGCAGAaagcctggctctttccctgtctAGTCTGTCCAGCAAAGGCACCAGCTACCTCGATGTCCTGGTAAACAGCGCAATGATACTTGAAACAAAGGACACTTCTCTTGTCAG CTTCTTCTATGCCATCAATGATATGACATCGGAGCTGTATGCAACAGAATCAAAAAACAGGCAAATGGAACTGGAATTGAAGGACAGGATGAAAAAATTAACTGGAGCGCTGATGCTGGAAAAGCAGATACGGGA ggatcttgaaaaaacagagaaatacctGGAATTCGAAATGTCCAAGGCTGAATATCAATCCCAGAAAACAAAGTTCCTGAAAGATAAATCTAAGGATTTCAAAGTCAGGATCAAGGCTGCTGAG GACCAGCTTACTGCCACAGGGCTGCACAAGTCGCTGACACACGAGTCACTCATGAGCCTGTCTGAG CCTACTAGAGAATTTCCATGGGATAAATGCCCTGACACTGAAAGGCAGCCTGTGATCCTCTTTGTGATCCGTGCCATAAACAGAGTGGATATTCCGTGGACTGTATTCTGTTACGTGGCTACCAGTGTATTGAAATTACTTCATAGAATGACCCAG GAACTGGCTCAACTGCAGCAAGAAACTGCGCCTGTGAAGAAGAAACTGCAGTCCTACTTAGACTTACctcct TCTCCTTTGGAAGATAACCATTGCTGTTACAG AGTCTTTCTCTTGCAAAAGTGA
- the LOC128902789 gene encoding HAUS augmin-like complex subunit 1 isoform X2 encodes MIFLLFSVCFNNSLSLPPPPPTTIPMRPCGAAAARGGRRDGGGRFKAAGADMEEKLQRIALWLKKIYKNQPIPAFEANKRTVDILYDLAERNEARDRDVSLLIEDKMQKAKEYEAEAKYLQGLLAESLALSLSSLSSKGTSYLDVLVNSAMILETKDTSLVSFFYAINDMTSELYATESKNRQMELELKDRMKKLTGALMLEKQIREDLEKTEKYLEFEMSKAEYQSQKTKFLKDKSKDFKVRIKAAEDQLTATGLHKSLTHESLMSLSEPTREFPWDKCPDTERQPVILFVIRAINRVDIPWTVFCYVATSVLKLLHRMTQELAQLQQETAPVKKKLQSYLDLPPSPLEDNHCCYRVFLLQK; translated from the exons atgatttttttactattttctgtgtgtttcaataattctctctctctcccccccccccccccgactacAATTCCCATGAGGCCGTGCGGCGCGGCGGCTGCGCGCGGGGGTCGCCGGGACGGAGGCGGGCGGTTCAAGGCGGCGGGAGCCGACATGGAGGAGAAGCTCCAGCGg ATTGCCTTATggctaaagaaaatatataagaATCAGCCTATTCCAGCATTTGAAGCGAATAAAAGGACAGTTGATATCTTGTATGACCTTGCAGAGCGCAATGAAGCTAGAGATAGGGATGTTTCTTTGCTGATAGAGGACAAGatgcagaaggcaaaagaatATGAAGCAGAAG ctaAGTATCTACAAGGCCTTCTTGCAGAaagcctggctctttccctgtctAGTCTGTCCAGCAAAGGCACCAGCTACCTCGATGTCCTGGTAAACAGCGCAATGATACTTGAAACAAAGGACACTTCTCTTGTCAG CTTCTTCTATGCCATCAATGATATGACATCGGAGCTGTATGCAACAGAATCAAAAAACAGGCAAATGGAACTGGAATTGAAGGACAGGATGAAAAAATTAACTGGAGCGCTGATGCTGGAAAAGCAGATACGGGA ggatcttgaaaaaacagagaaatacctGGAATTCGAAATGTCCAAGGCTGAATATCAATCCCAGAAAACAAAGTTCCTGAAAGATAAATCTAAGGATTTCAAAGTCAGGATCAAGGCTGCTGAG GACCAGCTTACTGCCACAGGGCTGCACAAGTCGCTGACACACGAGTCACTCATGAGCCTGTCTGAG CCTACTAGAGAATTTCCATGGGATAAATGCCCTGACACTGAAAGGCAGCCTGTGATCCTCTTTGTGATCCGTGCCATAAACAGAGTGGATATTCCGTGGACTGTATTCTGTTACGTGGCTACCAGTGTATTGAAATTACTTCATAGAATGACCCAG GAACTGGCTCAACTGCAGCAAGAAACTGCGCCTGTGAAGAAGAAACTGCAGTCCTACTTAGACTTACctcct TCTCCTTTGGAAGATAACCATTGCTGTTACAG AGTCTTTCTCTTGCAAAAGTGA